The nucleotide sequence GAGTGCGGCCGTGGCATAGCGGTACTCAAACGAATAGGTGCCGACCTCCCGCACCGGCTGCGCGGGCGCCGACATCGTCACGACGGCAATCTTGCCGTGCAGGTCGATGGTGGAATCGCTTCCGTCGCCGGCAAAGATGGTAAGACCCACGGCGTCTGCTTCGGCGTTTCCGTTCGGCACGACATCGGTCCACAGCGCCGGGGTGAGCGCGCCAATCTTCACCGAGCTGGCCACGGTGGAGATGCGCGTGCGGCGCATGTTCCACCACTGGTAATAGGTGCCGTTTTCGCCGGCGGGCTTTACGCCAATCGTGCGAAGTTCGTCGGCGAGCCAGGCGGAGGCGCGCAGTTCGTCGAGCGTGCCGCCCTCGCGGCCGCGCATGGCGTCGCCGGCCATCGCGTAGAGGTCACGTTTGAGATCGCTTTCGCGAATGGCGGCCATCGCCGCGGCGGGAGCGTCCGGATACTTGGTGACGGCTTTGGTGCCCTGCGCCGCAAGCGGAGCGGCCACAGCAAGGCAAGTAACGAAGAGAGAGAGGCGCATGGTTTGTGGCTAGGGTTACGGCGTGACCGAGGGACCAGCGGGAAGGTGTTCTTTGAGATAGCGCGTGAGCAAGGTGTAGAGGTGCACGGTGGTGCCGCGCCCCTCGTAAATACCGTGCGTACGGTTGGGATACTCCATCATCGTAAACGGCTTATTGGCCGCCACGAGCGCATTGATGAGCTGCTCGGTGCCCTGAAAGTGCACGTTGTCGTCGCCAGAACCGTGTACCACGAGCAGGTCGCCCTTGAGCCCGTTCACGTAATTGATGGCCGAGGCGTCGTGGTAGGCGAGCGAATCGGTGGTGGGAAGCCCGACGTAGCGTTCCTGATAGATGGTGTCGTAGTTGCGCACGTCAGCCACCGGCGCGACCGACATGCCCATGCGATACACATTTGGTGCGCGGAACATGAGGAGGAGCGTGGATGACCCGCCGCCGCTCCATCCCCAGACGCCAATGCGCGTAGAGTCCACATACGGCCGTCGGCCGATGGCGAGTGCCGCCGCTGACTGTTCCTTCACGCGGAGCGCGCCAATCTGATTGAGCACGGCTTTCCGCCAGTCGCGTCCCTTGGGCGCTGGTGTGCCGCGGCTATCTACGCTGGCGACGATGTAGCCCTGCTGTGTGAGCATCAGGTGCCAGAGCCAACGCGATCCGCTCCACGCATCGGTCACCGTCTGCGCGGCGGGCTCGCCGTATACGTAGAACAGCACGGGATATTTTTTGGCGGGATCAAAATCGGCGGGCTTCATCATCCAGCCGTCGAGCTTTACGCCCCCGCCGACCTCCACCTGAAAGAATTCCTGCGGTCCGGTCTTGAGCGTCGCAAGCTTGGCCTTGAGCGCGTCGTTCGTCACCAGCGTGCGCACGACGGTGTGCGAGGGAAGCCGCACGACGTCGGTGCTCGGCGGCACGCCCCACGAGCTTAAGGAATGGACGGCCCACGCGCCACCGGGCGCGAGGTCGTAGCTATGCACGCCGCGCGCGGCGGCGGGGGTGAGGCGCTCCGGCGTGCCGGTGCCGTCGAGTTTGCTGCGCCAGAGTGAGAGCTGCGTGGCATTCTCCGGCGAGCCTTCGTAATAGAGCCAGCCGCCCTTGCTGTCGATGCTGACCACGCGCATGACATCGTACGCGCCCTTGGTGACGAGCCGCGTGCTGCCATCGCGATCCACGACGTATGCGTGGCGCCAGCCATCGCGCTCGCTCAGCCAGAAGAACGACTTGCCGCCGTCGAACCAATGCAGCGACGGACCAGGGCCATAGCCGACGTGGTCATCCGAGATGTCGAGCCAGGCGCTGTCTTTTTCCACGAGCACCGAACGCGCGGCGCCGGATGTGGCATTTGCAAACCAGAGCGTGTTCTGCGTTTGTCGGCGATTGAGTTGCTGCACTGCGACTTCGCTGGAGTTGGCGGCCCAGTCCATGCGCGCGAGGTAGTTGTTGCGCGGATCGCCGGGAATCTTGAGCCACGTGGTGGCGCCGCCATTGGCGCTCACCACACCGACGCGCGCCGCGGAGTTCGTAGTGCCGGCCTTGGGATACTGCACGGGCGTGACGAACGAATAGAGCGAATCGGTGTTATTGATCAGCAAGAAGTCCCGCACGCCTTTGGCGTCGAGCTGCCAATACGCGATGTGCGTACCGTCGGGACTCCAACGAAAGCCGTCACGCATGTAGAGTTCTTCTTCGTACACCCAGTCGAACGTGCCGTTGATCGTGGTGACCGAGCCGTCGCGCGTGAGCGGCGTGACGCGCCCATCGGCCAGCGATTCCACAAACAGATTGTGCTCGCGCACGTACGCGGCGCGCGTACCGTCGGGTGAGAACTTGGCAAACTGCAACGTGGAGGGCTTGGCGGCGGTGCCGCCGAGTTTGGCGAGGCGGTGCGAGGCAACGTCGAGCACCCAGAAATCGCCACGCGTGTTCTCGCGCCAGACGCGCGCGGAGTTGGTGAAGATCATGAGCTTGGCGTGATCGGCCGACCAGGCGTAATCCTCTAGCTCGAGCGGTTCGCTCGCGCCCTTTGGCGTGAGCTGTGCCGCGGTCACCAGCACACGCTTGTTGCCTGAGGCGGCGTCGTAGCGCACCAACTCTGCGCCTTTGCCTCCGGCTGCGGCTTCGACCGTGGTATAGGTGCTGTCGTCGAGCCAGCGGATTTGGCCAAAGCCAGCCGCGCGAAACTCACGGGACGCGAAGATGCGCTCCACGGTAAGCAACGCAGGATCGGCGGGCCGCTGCTGCGCCGCGAGCGGTGCAGCGAGCAGGATGGCAACGGTAACAAGCGTGCGGCGCATATGGATTTGGAAAAAGGGAAACGGCGTTAGTTCTTGGTGGCGAACGCTTTGAGGAGCGCGTACCCGTAGTCGGCGCCCGAGTCGAACTCTTTTACGATGATGCGTTCGTCGCGGCCGTGCGCACGGATGTCGTCACGGTCGAGGAAAATCGATGAAATGCCGTAGGTGAGCAGTCCGGCGTTGCGGAGCACGGCGCCGTCTGTGGCGCCGGTCTCCATCTGCGGCACTACGGGGACGCCGGGCCAAAACGCCTTGGTCACTCGTTCCACGGCTTGCATCACGTCGGGGCGGAGCGGCGATGGTGGGCTCGGCGTGGCGGGCGACACCACTGAGAACTTCACCTGCGAATCGGCCACAACTTTGCGCAACGTTTCGAGGACGTAGTCGCTCGACTCCTCGGGGAGAATGCGGCAGTTCACCGTGGCGCGTGCGCGCTGCGGCAGCGCGTTCTCAGCGTGACCACCCTCGAGCATAGTGGTGACGCAGGTGGTGCGCATCTGCGCGTTGTAGAACGGTGACCCTGCGGAGAGGCGCTTGACGGCAGCCGCGTCCGGTTTGGCCGCCACCACGAGGCGCAAATCGGCAGCAATCGCCGCGGGTTCAAAGTTGGCGGCACCCGCCAACGCACCACGCGTGACCGGGCTCAACGCTACTGGAAAATCGAAGGCTTGCAGGCGAACAAGTGCCGCACTGAGACGGTAAATGGGATTGTCGCGCGGGGGCAGCGAACTGTGCCCGCCCGCGCCGGTGACTTCCAGCTGATACGAAGCGTAGACTTTCTCGCTCGCCTGTACGGTGCGCATGATGCGCTTGCCCTTGAGGATGAGCGGATCGCCGCCGTCCACGTTCCAGCACCACTCGGC is from Gemmatimonadota bacterium and encodes:
- a CDS encoding M20/M25/M40 family metallo-hydrolase yields the protein MRLSSLIGALLASAAALPAQSPVRSNVQVTAREVLAELIGINTDHDSGSTTVAAQAIAKRLLAAGIPAADVHVIGPANSKNHNLVARLHGTGARKPLLLLAHLDVVTARPSDWTLPPYALTEKDGFLYGRGTSDIKNGAAVLVAAFLQMKRDGITPDRDVILALTAGEESNPDYSGVEWLLANHRDLIDAEWCWNVDGGDPLILKGKRIMRTVQASEKVYASYQLEVTGAGGHSSLPPRDNPIYRLSAALVRLQAFDFPVALSPVTRGALAGAANFEPAAIAADLRLVVAAKPDAAAVKRLSAGSPFYNAQMRTTCVTTMLEGGHAENALPQRARATVNCRILPEESSDYVLETLRKVVADSQVKFSVVSPATPSPPSPLRPDVMQAVERVTKAFWPGVPVVPQMETGATDGAVLRNAGLLTYGISSIFLDRDDIRAHGRDERIIVKEFDSGADYGYALLKAFATKN
- a CDS encoding DPP IV N-terminal domain-containing protein; the protein is MRRTLVTVAILLAAPLAAQQRPADPALLTVERIFASREFRAAGFGQIRWLDDSTYTTVEAAAGGKGAELVRYDAASGNKRVLVTAAQLTPKGASEPLELEDYAWSADHAKLMIFTNSARVWRENTRGDFWVLDVASHRLAKLGGTAAKPSTLQFAKFSPDGTRAAYVREHNLFVESLADGRVTPLTRDGSVTTINGTFDWVYEEELYMRDGFRWSPDGTHIAYWQLDAKGVRDFLLINNTDSLYSFVTPVQYPKAGTTNSAARVGVVSANGGATTWLKIPGDPRNNYLARMDWAANSSEVAVQQLNRRQTQNTLWFANATSGAARSVLVEKDSAWLDISDDHVGYGPGPSLHWFDGGKSFFWLSERDGWRHAYVVDRDGSTRLVTKGAYDVMRVVSIDSKGGWLYYEGSPENATQLSLWRSKLDGTGTPERLTPAAARGVHSYDLAPGGAWAVHSLSSWGVPPSTDVVRLPSHTVVRTLVTNDALKAKLATLKTGPQEFFQVEVGGGVKLDGWMMKPADFDPAKKYPVLFYVYGEPAAQTVTDAWSGSRWLWHLMLTQQGYIVASVDSRGTPAPKGRDWRKAVLNQIGALRVKEQSAAALAIGRRPYVDSTRIGVWGWSGGGSSTLLLMFRAPNVYRMGMSVAPVADVRNYDTIYQERYVGLPTTDSLAYHDASAINYVNGLKGDLLVVHGSGDDNVHFQGTEQLINALVAANKPFTMMEYPNRTHGIYEGRGTTVHLYTLLTRYLKEHLPAGPSVTP